From the Halobacterium zhouii genome, the window GCTGTGGGACGCGAGCCTCCGTGGTCGCACGGAGCGCGTTGAACGTCGCCTTCGCGAAGTTCACCGTCGTCCGGGTCTTCCCCGCCGAGCGCGTCCAGATGTCCTCGATGCCGGCGAGTTCCAGCACGTTGCGAACGGTCTCACCGCCCGCGAGGCCGAGGCCACGCGGCGCGGGAATCAACTCGACTTCGACGCTGCCCGCGGTGCCGGTCGTGCGGAGCGCGACGGTGTGGGGTCGCCCACAGCCACACTCCCACGAACCGCAGCCGCGAGAGACGTCGATGATGTTCAGCTTCGCGACCTCGATCGCCTTCTGGATGGCGCCGCCGACCTGGTCGTCTCGACCCTCGGCGTAGCCGACGTAACCGTCGCGGTTACCGACCGCGACGACGCAG encodes:
- a CDS encoding 30S ribosomal protein S5, with amino-acid sequence MGYNDTWEPKTRLGRLVQEGDIDDMSDALESGLPLKEPEIVDNLIPGLDDEVLDINMVQRMTDSGRRVKFRCVVAVGNRDGYVGYAEGRDDQVGGAIQKAIEVAKLNIIDVSRGCGSWECGCGRPHTVALRTTGTAGSVEVELIPAPRGLGLAGGETVRNVLELAGIEDIWTRSAGKTRTTVNFAKATFNALRATTEARVPQHAREEREVIE